From the Rhizobium sp. SL42 genome, the window AGATCGGTGCTGGTTCCGTTCGCATCCGGCGGAGAAACCGAACAAACCGCGCGCGCCGAGAGACTGGACCGCATGGGCCTCGCGGTCGTCTTGCCGGAAAACATGCTCTGCGGCGACACGATGGTTTCCGCGATAGAGAGGGCACTTGGGCAGGTCGATCTGCCGGATGTGCCTGTTTTGCAACTGGACGGGGCAAATCGGACAGCCGAGTTACTGAGAGACCTTCTAAATAAGCGACCGACTTCCCAGCTATGATGCTAAAGACGCTGCAGCCTGTCCCTGGATAGCTGCAGCCTAAAAACACGCATAGAAGTCTTCCATGGAACCAAACCTCGCCAGATATATCTGGAACCACACCAGCCGGCAGCAGCTCTGGATCCTGGTGATCGTTGCCCTGTCGATGATCCCCTACTATCTCGCCTTCGATCTGCCGAAACAGATCGTCAACGGGCCGATACAGGGTGATGGGTTTACCAAGGCTGGCGACACGCAACTGTTCATGCACCTTACCCTGAACATCCCGTTCTGGGGCAACGTTGAGCTTTTTCCCGGCCTGCCGCTGGAACGCCTTCCTTCGCTAATGGCATTGAGCCTGACGTTCCTGATGCTCGTCATCATCAACGGCTTGTTCAAGTTCTACATCAATACCTACAAGGGCAGGCTCGGCGAACGGCTGCTTCGGCGTATCCGCTTTGAGCTGATCGATCGGATTCTCCGGTTTCCGCCCAACTATTTCAAGCGTATCAAGGCCGGCGAAATCGCCAGCATGGTGAAGGATGAGGTCGAACCGCTCGGCGGCTTCACCGCGGATGCCTTTGTCCAGCCGGCACTTCTTGGCGGCCAGGCGCTGACCGCGCTGATCTTCATCTTCATGCAGCACTTCTGGCTCGGCTTTGTCGCCTTCGCCATGGCCATCGTGCAGGTCGGCATCATTCCCCGCATGCGCCGCCGGCTGATCGAGCTTGGCCGCGAACGGCAGATCAGTGCAAGACAGCTGGCGGGCCGCGTGACCGAAATCGTCGATGGCATCGGCACGGTTCACGCCTTCGATACATCCAACTTCGAGCGTGCCGACATCGCGTCCAGGCTCGGTTATATCTTCCGCATCCGCTACGATATCTATCAGTGGAAGTTCATGGTGAAATTCCTGAACAACTTCCTTGCCCAGGTAACGCCCTTCCTGTTCTACGTCATCGGCGGTTATCTGACGATCGTCGGCAAGCTCGATGTCGGCCAGCTGGTCGCGGTCATCAATGCCTACAAGGAATTGCCGGGCCCGCTGAAGGAACTGATTGACTGGGACCTCGCCCGCCAGGACGTGCAGGTCAAATACGAACAGGTCGTTGAACAGTTCGAGGCCGACCAGTTGTTGAGTGCCGAAATCCAGGCTCTCGAACCGTCGAGCGCCGGCGCGATGAACCATCCGCTCAGCACCAACAATCTGATGGTCGAAGACGACAACGGCGCACGAATTCTGGAGCATGTATCGGTCAAGATATCGCCCGGCGAAACGGTCGCAATCATCGGCACGGCAGCAAGCGGTGCCGATGCCCTGGCCGAGGCTCTCGGCCGCATCACGCGGCCGACCGGCGGCAAGGTCAGCGCCGGCGAGGACGATATCTTCATGTTGCCGGAAGCCATCACCGGCCGCAGGATCTCGTATGCGGCGCCCGACGCTTACCTGTTCTTCGGCTCGCTGAAGGACAACCTTCTCTATGGGCTCAAGCATGCCCCGACCGCCACGGTCTCGTACAAGGGCGCGGCGGCCGACAAGCGCAGATGGGACATTCTGGAAGCGAAAAGATCCGGCAATGCCGATTTCGACTTAAACAGCAACTGGATCGACATTTCAGCCACCCGTGCACAGAACATGGACGGGCTTTTCGAAGCCATGCGGGAAGTACTGGAGGTTGTCGACCTCTCCGAAGACGTCCTCCAGCTTGCCCTCCATTCGACCATCGACGTCAATAGCGACCCGACACTCGCTGCCCATATCGTCCAGCTTCGCCGCCGGCTGCGCGAGGAACTGGATCGCCGCAACCTCAACAGCCTTGTCATTCCCTTCGAGGAGGACCGGTACAATACCGAGGCCATGGTCGGTGAAAACCTGTTCTTCGGCATGATGAGTTCAGATTCGGCCATCCAGGCAATCGCCAAGACCGCCTATTTCCGCAACATGATGGACGAAAGCGGCCTCGGTGAAGCGCTGTTCCGGATGGGCATGGCGATTGCCGAAAACACGGTCGAGCTGTTTAAGGACCTGCCGCTGGATCACCCGTTCTTCGAGCGCCTGACCTATATGACACCGGAGGAAATTCCGGCCTACCAGCAGCGTCTGCAAAGGCTGACCGGCCACTCGATGCGCACGGTCGGCGAAGAAGACCGGATCGCGCTTATTCGCTTGAGCTTCTTCTACGTCGAACCCCGGCACCGTTTCGGCCTGCTCGACGAAGCATTGATGAACAAGATCATCGAGGTTCGGCATCAATTCCATGACAACCTGCCGAACGCGCTGCGCGGGTATATCGAGCGCTACGATCCCAATGCCTATCTTTCGTCCGGGAATCTGATCGAGAACATCATCTTCGGCAAGATCAATCATCGCTTCAGCGATGCTGCCAAGCAGCTCCGCGAAATCGGCTCCTCGCTCATGCGCGCTCAACCCGGCCTCTATCAGGCCCTGCTGGCGCTTGGGCTGGAATACAATATCGGAGCTGCGGGACGGCGGCTTTCCCATTCCCAGCGCCTCAAACTCAGTTTTGCCCGGGCTCTGATCCGCAAGTCGGACTACTACATCTTCAATCGGCCGCTTTCAGGGCTCGATCACCATCTTCAGGAACGCATCGTCGATGCATCCCTTGCCTTTCTGGCAAAGGATGGTGATACTCCTGCAGTGGTCTGGGTACTTTCGAACACGCCCCTTGCAAAGCACTTTGAGAGGGTTATTGCTTTTAACGATAGAACTGTGGCGGAAGATGGGTCTTACGAGACAATTGTCGAAAACGGTTCTGTCTATAAGCAATTGATAGCATAGTTGGTAGTAGGACAGTCGGAACGCAATTTTTCGAGGCAGGTGAATGTGATGATCCTGAATGACGAAGTGCAGATGTTACGCGGTGTACCTCTTTTTTCCGGCATGGATGCTGGAAAACTGAAGCTGCTTGCGTTCGCTTCTGACCGGGTCATCTACGGAACCGGCCAGGAATTGTTTCACCAGGGCGATGCCGGCGATGCGGCCTATGTCATCCTGTCGGGCGCTGTGGACATCATCATGGAAAGCCCGGCCGGCGAAACCAAGATTGCCGAAGTCGGCTGTCGTTCCGTGGTCGGCGAAATCGCGATCCTGTGCGACCGTCCGCGCAACTCGACGGTCAAGGCCGCCACCCCCGTCGAGGCCCTTCGGATCAGCAAGGACTACTTCCTGAAGATTCTGGCCAGTTGCCCGCGCACGATGGCCGAGACCATGCGCATCCTGGGCGAACGCATGGCGACCACGCACTGACCTGCCATGGGCCGGATAATCCGGCCCTGATAAAACGCTAGCCCTTGTCGGCCAGAAGATACCCTGCTGATCGCCATCTGCAGCCCGCGTGCTCTCCAGTGACTGCAAAAAGCTGGCCGAGCAGATCCCAGGCCGCGACATCGTGCACCAGATGATGGGTCAGCAACCCGACAGGCCCCTTGTGGCTTTGCGACATCGCCACCAGATCTGCGACGACCGCACCAACTGGGCGGCCACCACGCGTGCCACGCCAGTCCATGATATCAACATGGGTATTCAACATCGTCAGCGGAGCCGGCTTTTCAGGCCCGAAGACGGACAGTGCCTCGAAACCAAGTCCCTCGAGGTTGTCGATGATCTCGCCGTCGATCCGGTTCCAGGGCGGCACAAGCATGGATACGAACCGAGCGGCGTACAGAGAGGCAAGGCGTTCACGCCCCCGAGCGAGTTCGGCAAGCACGGTTGCAAGCGAGCGATGCAACCCCAGCTCCCGGCTTTTCTCACCCGCACCCGCATGATTGGCATGAGCCCAGCCATGCACCGCCACCTCGACACCCTTCTCCAGCGCCAGACGCTGCTGCAATTCCACACCAGTAAAAGCGGGGATGACCGCGAGCAACGTCGGTACACCGTGATGGTTCGTCAGCTGAAGCAGGCGATCGAGTGGCTCGCTTGGCGCGACCGCATCGTCGTCGCGAAGCCACAGCTGCAAAGGGTCGCCCAGATCGGCACGACGATCAAGCTCTTCGAACAACGGCTTGAGTTCAGTGCGCCCGGTCATGGCTGGTCTCCCAAATGCTGATGAAGAATGGCATCGAGCGCCCTGCTCGCGGCTTTAAGCGAGTGATCACGCACAACGCGGACACGTGCATTCCCTGCCATTCGGCGTCTTTCGTCGTCATTGCCCAACAGAGTTGCAATGGCTGCGGCATATGCATCGACATCGCCCGGTGCCGTCAGGATGCCCGTCGTACCGTTTTCAACGACTTCCGGCACGCCCGCCGTCGCCCATGCGATCACCGGCACCCCGGCCGCCTGCGCTTCCAGATAGGCAAGCCCATAGGCTTCGCCGCATCCCGGCCAGACATACAACGCGCTGCCCGCAAGAATTTCGGCAACCTCGGAAGGTTCTTTTTGGCCAAGCCATTCAATGCGGCCTTCCGGCAGGTCGGAAAACAAAGCCCGGACATCGTCGCGCATCGGACCGTCCCCAACGATCGACAGCATCCATGGCAGATGGCGGATCCGGCCAAGTGCCTGGGCAAGGACCTGATAGCTGGCCAGCTTGTCGCCGGAGCGCATCATCGCCACGGTCACCAGTCGACGTGGATCAGGCCGGGGCACCGTCTCGAAAAATGCGTCGGCATCAAGGAAAGGCTTGAGGCTGGCAACCGACGCCTCTGGCGCGGCAGCCTTCAGCCCGGCGCGATCGCGCCCTGTCAGGCAGATGTTCACCGCGGCACGGCGAACGGTGTCGAGCACACGGTCCTGCAGATCGCTCCACACACCGATATTCCGGCGATGGGAATAGGATGCCTCGACGGTCACATAAGGAAGCGCGAAGGAAGCACACAGTGCAGGTCCGAGAAGATCCGGCGACTTGTAGTAGGGATGGTAGCAGAACCACAGATCCGGCGCGCCCTGTCGATGCCACTGCTCACGAAGACGTGCGACCTCCGCTTCGCCATAGCTGAGCAGCGCGTCGCGCCCGTCACGATCGTCATGGTCGCGGATGAAGGCCCGCAATTGCGAAACGACCTCCACGCTGTGACCGCATAGCGTCAGGCAGCGGATCAACTGGCGAGCCATCAGACGATCACCCGAAGGAACGGGGTGATCCGGCGATTTCAGTGGAGAATAGAAGGCAATCTTCATAACGGCAGACCGACCAGCAGAGGGGCTCCAGCGGCGGTATAACCGCATTGACGGAACGCTAAAAACAGCTGGTGACACAGCAAGTTTGCGTTGCGTGCGCGCACCTCAACCAGACTTGACATGCAGGCTAAACTCTCCCATCTGGACGTGCCGATCTTGTATAAGTGCACGGAGTACCGATGCCAACACCTTTGCATTCCTACGAGATGCTGCTGCAGCACATCCAGTCGCGCAGCGCGCGGGTGGGCATCATCGGACTGGGCTATGTCGGCCTCCCGCTCGCGACCGTGAAGGCCCTGATCGTCGACACACGAAACGTGTTTTCGCGGTTGAAGATCAGCGGCGACAATATCGTCAAGGCATAAGGTGCCGGCGGCACCGACAATGATGGGCCAGTTTCATGAGCCGTTTGGACAGTTTCATTCGCCGTATGTCGGCACAGCGCGATATTATCGATCACGTCCGCGACCACGTGCCGATCGCGC encodes:
- a CDS encoding glycosyltransferase family 4 protein, with the translated sequence MKIAFYSPLKSPDHPVPSGDRLMARQLIRCLTLCGHSVEVVSQLRAFIRDHDDRDGRDALLSYGEAEVARLREQWHRQGAPDLWFCYHPYYKSPDLLGPALCASFALPYVTVEASYSHRRNIGVWSDLQDRVLDTVRRAAVNICLTGRDRAGLKAAAPEASVASLKPFLDADAFFETVPRPDPRRLVTVAMMRSGDKLASYQVLAQALGRIRHLPWMLSIVGDGPMRDDVRALFSDLPEGRIEWLGQKEPSEVAEILAGSALYVWPGCGEAYGLAYLEAQAAGVPVIAWATAGVPEVVENGTTGILTAPGDVDAYAAAIATLLGNDDERRRMAGNARVRVVRDHSLKAASRALDAILHQHLGDQP
- a CDS encoding polysaccharide deacetylase family protein → MTGRTELKPLFEELDRRADLGDPLQLWLRDDDAVAPSEPLDRLLQLTNHHGVPTLLAVIPAFTGVELQQRLALEKGVEVAVHGWAHANHAGAGEKSRELGLHRSLATVLAELARGRERLASLYAARFVSMLVPPWNRIDGEIIDNLEGLGFEALSVFGPEKPAPLTMLNTHVDIMDWRGTRGGRPVGAVVADLVAMSQSHKGPVGLLTHHLVHDVAAWDLLGQLFAVTGEHAGCRWRSAGYLLADKG
- a CDS encoding ABC transporter transmembrane domain-containing protein; translated protein: MEPNLARYIWNHTSRQQLWILVIVALSMIPYYLAFDLPKQIVNGPIQGDGFTKAGDTQLFMHLTLNIPFWGNVELFPGLPLERLPSLMALSLTFLMLVIINGLFKFYINTYKGRLGERLLRRIRFELIDRILRFPPNYFKRIKAGEIASMVKDEVEPLGGFTADAFVQPALLGGQALTALIFIFMQHFWLGFVAFAMAIVQVGIIPRMRRRLIELGRERQISARQLAGRVTEIVDGIGTVHAFDTSNFERADIASRLGYIFRIRYDIYQWKFMVKFLNNFLAQVTPFLFYVIGGYLTIVGKLDVGQLVAVINAYKELPGPLKELIDWDLARQDVQVKYEQVVEQFEADQLLSAEIQALEPSSAGAMNHPLSTNNLMVEDDNGARILEHVSVKISPGETVAIIGTAASGADALAEALGRITRPTGGKVSAGEDDIFMLPEAITGRRISYAAPDAYLFFGSLKDNLLYGLKHAPTATVSYKGAAADKRRWDILEAKRSGNADFDLNSNWIDISATRAQNMDGLFEAMREVLEVVDLSEDVLQLALHSTIDVNSDPTLAAHIVQLRRRLREELDRRNLNSLVIPFEEDRYNTEAMVGENLFFGMMSSDSAIQAIAKTAYFRNMMDESGLGEALFRMGMAIAENTVELFKDLPLDHPFFERLTYMTPEEIPAYQQRLQRLTGHSMRTVGEEDRIALIRLSFFYVEPRHRFGLLDEALMNKIIEVRHQFHDNLPNALRGYIERYDPNAYLSSGNLIENIIFGKINHRFSDAAKQLREIGSSLMRAQPGLYQALLALGLEYNIGAAGRRLSHSQRLKLSFARALIRKSDYYIFNRPLSGLDHHLQERIVDASLAFLAKDGDTPAVVWVLSNTPLAKHFERVIAFNDRTVAEDGSYETIVENGSVYKQLIA
- a CDS encoding cyclic nucleotide-binding domain-containing protein, producing the protein MILNDEVQMLRGVPLFSGMDAGKLKLLAFASDRVIYGTGQELFHQGDAGDAAYVILSGAVDIIMESPAGETKIAEVGCRSVVGEIAILCDRPRNSTVKAATPVEALRISKDYFLKILASCPRTMAETMRILGERMATTH